The Mycolicibacterium aichiense region AAGATGTCGACGCCCTCGTATTTCAGGGCCTTCTGCATGCGCTTGGTGTAGATGGGGCTGGCACCGGCCCATTCCTCGATGGCGATCTGCAGCATCTCGGGCCGGCCGAACGACTGAATGCACCACGCCATGCCGGAGCGGTCGATCATCTGGCCGACCAACAGCAGTTCGGGGACCAGGGTGGCAAGTTCGGCCCGGGACAACTGGGCATAGCGGCTGAGGGGCTGGCTCATACCGCGAAACATAGTCGGCTCAATGTTATAAAGTCAACGATGTGAAAGCGCTGGGCACTCCCCCGACGCGGCAGACCCAGTCGCCGCGCAAGCGGGGCGACGACACCCGGGCGCTGATCATCGACGAGACCGTGCGCTGTGTGGTCGAAGAGGGTTTCCAGGCCGCTACCGCCAAGCACGTCGCCGAGCGCGCCGGGGTCACCTGGGGAGTCATTCAGTACCACTTCGGCGACCGCAACGGATTGCTGATGGCCGTCGTCGACGAGGGTGTGGCCGCCCTGCTCAAGAGCCTCGGCGAGGCCGACGTCGCCGATCTGGGACTACGGGAGCGCATCGAGGTCGTCGTCGACACCGCATTCCGCTGCTACAGCAGCCCGACGTCGTTGGCGGCTTTCGAGATCCTGCGGGCCACCCGCGGCACTCACGGCGACAGCGCCAAACGCCACCTGTTGGAGATCAATACCGCGATCAACCAACTGGGCCGGCTGATCTCCGACGATCCCGGCGTGGCCGAAGTGATCTGGTCGTCACTGCGCGGCATGGTGCTGGTCGAGATGATCGTGAACTCACACCTGGAGTGGCAACGCGAGCGTCAGCTCTTGGTGGACATGGTCACTCGGTATCTGCAGGACTGAGCGAGCGCTACAGCGAACGCCGTCACCCATCGACGTACGGGTGTGCGCCGTCACATGACGCAGACCACACCTGGCCACGATCACGTGCTCCTGTCGCGAATCTCACAGGGACAAAGTTGATTTACCTGAAATTAACAAGGAGCATCGAGGTGTTCCTTCAGACAGGCGATCCCTGATTGATGGACGTCTACAGCAAAAAATCAAATCCCCTGCTGACCCAGGGGACATCAAGGAGTTGAGAAAATGTCGTCGATTGCGCAGTTCCGCAAAGACATGAAGCGGGCCATGACGCGTCGCCGTCTGTACGCACGTATCAGTGCTATGCCGCCATCAACGGTCCGCGAAGAACTCGTGGCCATCGCGCAGCGCTACGAAAACGAACTCTGACGCGTCGCCGCCCTCAGACAGCTGACACCGGAAGCGCGATCGTAAAGCCCAGATCCTTGAGCACGCCGATCTCGTAGCTACTGAGGGTTCTGAGGCTCTTCCCGTCATCGGTAGCCGAATTCATCAGCTGCAGAGCATTTTTGGCGGTCGGATCGGTGTTGTCGAACACCGTGTCATTGAGGTGCGACGGTGAGCCGTCGTAGAGCGGTACGACACCGCCGTAGGCTGCTCGGGCGTTGGGCCCACCGAAGAAAACCCGCCAGTGCCGCCGGTCAGGTTCGGGGTGAAGCCAGCATCGAATGCGTAACTGCTGCCGTCGATTACAGGCGTTCCGTTCGCATCGGTGATGAATCGGTCACAGGTGGTCCAGACATCACGATCGCCCATGCATCCACCCGCCGGTGGGTTAGTCAGTATTGAGCACCCGCAGAGCTTCTCTGAGCTATTCCGGATGGCTCACGGCGTGAGCGCGTCCAGCGTCAGCGAAGCCCGCCGGCGCGCGCGAAGACTCATCCGGGGTCGGCGGGTCCGAGCCGTCCGGCGATGGTGACCACCCGTCGTGCCAAGTGCTGCAATGCCGCGGTGGTCTCCTCGGCGATCGGATTCTGATTGTCCGGGCCGGTGATGTGGCTGACGCCGTAGGGGTTGCCGTCAGCGAATTTCAGCGGATCGGTGTATCCGGGCGGTACGAGGATGCCGCCGAAATGCATGAGCGTGATGTAGAGGGCAAGCAGCGTGGTTTCCTGTCCGCCGTGGGCGGTCTGGGACGACGTGAACGCGGAGTAGACCTTGTCGGCGAGTTTGCCTTGTGCCCACAGGCCTCCCAGCGAGTCGATGAAGGTGCGGAATTGTGATGCGGGAGAGCCGAATCGGGTGGGTGTGCCGAAGATGACCGCGTCGGCCCAGACGATGTCGTC contains the following coding sequences:
- a CDS encoding TetR/AcrR family transcriptional regulator, with product MKALGTPPTRQTQSPRKRGDDTRALIIDETVRCVVEEGFQAATAKHVAERAGVTWGVIQYHFGDRNGLLMAVVDEGVAALLKSLGEADVADLGLRERIEVVVDTAFRCYSSPTSLAAFEILRATRGTHGDSAKRHLLEINTAINQLGRLISDDPGVAEVIWSSLRGMVLVEMIVNSHLEWQRERQLLVDMVTRYLQD
- the wrbA gene encoding NAD(P)H:quinone oxidoreductase — protein: MTKLAVIYYSATGHGTAMAKTVVAAAEEAGAEVRLRHIAETRDPESFAQNPAWTANYEATKDLPAATGDDIVWADAVIFGTPTRFGSPASQFRTFIDSLGGLWAQGKLADKVYSAFTSSQTAHGGQETTLLALYITLMHFGGILVPPGYTDPLKFADGNPYGVSHITGPDNQNPIAEETTAALQHLARRVVTIAGRLGPADPG